A DNA window from Mesorhizobium sp. C432A contains the following coding sequences:
- a CDS encoding YqgE/AlgH family protein codes for MDLLRHKKTAGGRGFLDDQFLIAMPGMKDDRFTRSVIYICAHSDEGAMGLIINQTQQMLFPDLLVQLGIMNEQEAIRLPAQARDFVVRNGGPVDRSRGFVLHSGDYRVESSLTVSDDICLTATVDILRAISSGRGPRRALMALGYSGWGAGQLETEIAENGWLTCPATPELLFDADIERKYDRILASIGIDLAHLSLAAGHA; via the coding sequence ATGGACTTGTTGCGCCACAAAAAGACAGCCGGTGGACGCGGCTTTCTTGACGACCAGTTCCTGATTGCCATGCCCGGCATGAAGGACGATCGCTTCACGCGCTCGGTCATCTACATCTGCGCGCACAGCGATGAAGGCGCCATGGGCCTGATCATCAACCAGACGCAACAGATGCTGTTTCCCGATCTTCTGGTGCAGCTCGGCATCATGAACGAGCAGGAGGCGATCAGGCTGCCGGCGCAGGCTCGCGACTTCGTCGTGCGCAATGGCGGCCCCGTCGACCGTAGCCGCGGCTTCGTCCTGCACTCGGGCGACTACCGGGTGGAATCCTCGCTCACCGTCTCCGACGATATCTGCCTGACCGCGACGGTCGACATATTGCGCGCCATCTCGTCCGGCCGCGGCCCGCGGCGCGCATTGATGGCGCTCGGCTATTCCGGCTGGGGCGCCGGCCAGCTGGAAACCGAGATCGCCGAGAATGGCTGGCTGACCTGTCCGGCCACGCCGGAGCTGCTGTTCGACGCCGACATCGAGCGGAAGTACGACCGCATCCTGGCATCGATCGGGATTGATCTGGCGCATCTGAGCCTGGCCGCGGGGCACGCCTGA
- a CDS encoding protein-disulfide reductase DsbD domain-containing protein → MQSLKILLLGIAIGCGAVLPAAASSSEWYNSEGGKVRLVTTGKADEAGRIQGVLDIALKPGWKTYWRDPGDAGVPPQIDVSASTNITDAAFSFPPPQRHDDGYGKWAGYNHPVSLPVTFTLSSPGDAAVIDADIFLGICETICIPVQTRLSVDPAADPDNAEDAALVKAALATLPAPAKPDFGIKVLPGDHETLMVEATFPGDPEAADLFVAGGRDYMFGAPARSEKDGRLVFTIPILDRPSTTPTDGGLYYTLTSAEGAVEGVLPFP, encoded by the coding sequence ATGCAAAGCTTGAAAATCCTGCTGCTCGGTATTGCTATCGGATGCGGAGCAGTCCTGCCCGCCGCCGCCTCCTCGTCGGAATGGTACAACAGCGAAGGCGGCAAGGTGCGGCTGGTGACAACAGGCAAGGCCGACGAGGCCGGTCGCATACAGGGCGTGCTCGACATCGCGCTCAAGCCCGGCTGGAAAACTTATTGGCGCGATCCGGGCGACGCCGGCGTGCCGCCGCAGATCGACGTTTCGGCCAGCACCAACATCACCGATGCGGCGTTTTCCTTCCCGCCGCCGCAGCGCCATGACGACGGCTACGGCAAATGGGCCGGCTACAACCATCCGGTCTCGCTGCCGGTGACATTCACTTTGTCGTCGCCTGGGGATGCGGCCGTCATCGATGCCGACATCTTTCTTGGCATCTGCGAGACGATCTGTATTCCGGTGCAGACGCGGCTGAGCGTCGATCCCGCCGCCGATCCCGACAATGCCGAGGATGCGGCGCTGGTGAAGGCTGCACTCGCCACCTTGCCCGCGCCTGCCAAGCCCGATTTCGGGATCAAGGTGCTGCCGGGCGACCATGAGACGCTGATGGTCGAGGCGACTTTTCCCGGAGATCCGGAGGCGGCGGATTTATTCGTCGCCGGGGGACGCGATTATATGTTCGGGGCGCCTGCACGCAGCGAAAAGGACGGCCGGCTGGTATTTACCATTCCGATCCTCGACCGGCCGTCGACGACACCGACCGATGGCGGGTTGTATTACACCCTGACAAGTGCCGAAGGCGCGGTCGAGGGCGTTCTGCCGTTCCCCTGA
- the rnhA gene encoding ribonuclease HI, protein MTKQVEIFTDGACSGNPGPGGWGAILRFNGKTRELSGGEAETTNNRMELLAAISALNALKEPCAVELHTDSKYVMDGISKWIHGWKKNGWKTADKKPVKNGELWQALDEANRRHKVTWNWVKGHAGHSENERADELAREGMAPFKRGSAKPAALKVALKPAASEKQPAPRARRSTQSY, encoded by the coding sequence ATGACCAAGCAGGTTGAAATCTTCACCGACGGCGCCTGCTCGGGCAATCCCGGTCCCGGCGGCTGGGGCGCCATCCTGCGCTTCAACGGCAAGACCAGGGAATTGTCGGGCGGCGAGGCCGAGACGACCAATAACCGTATGGAGCTGCTGGCCGCCATCTCGGCGCTGAATGCGCTGAAGGAGCCGTGCGCCGTCGAGCTTCACACCGACAGCAAATATGTCATGGACGGTATCTCCAAATGGATCCACGGCTGGAAGAAAAACGGCTGGAAGACCGCTGACAAGAAGCCAGTCAAGAACGGTGAACTGTGGCAGGCGCTGGATGAGGCCAATCGGCGCCACAAGGTGACCTGGAACTGGGTCAAGGGCCATGCCGGCCACTCCGAGAACGAACGCGCCGACGAACTCGCAAGGGAAGGCATGGCGCCGTTCAAGAGGGGCTCAGCCAAACCTGCGGCGCTGAAAGTGGCGCTGAAGCCGGCGGCATCCGAGAAGCAGCCGGCGCCACGGGCACGGCGCTCGACCCAGAGCTATTGA
- a CDS encoding peroxiredoxin: MTIAVGDKLPDATFKEMTADGAKVITSAEIFAGKKVVLFGVPGAFTPTCSNNHLPGYLENHDAILARGVDTIAVVSVNDVHVMGAWANFTGGQGKILYLADGNGDFARSIGLDSDYSSGGMGLRSKRFSMIVDNGKVTALNVETKPGVDTSGAAHILSQL; this comes from the coding sequence ATGACGATTGCCGTTGGCGACAAACTGCCCGATGCGACCTTCAAGGAAATGACCGCCGACGGCGCCAAGGTGATCACCTCGGCCGAGATTTTCGCGGGCAAGAAGGTCGTGCTGTTCGGCGTTCCAGGCGCCTTCACGCCGACCTGCAGCAACAATCATCTGCCGGGCTATCTCGAGAACCACGATGCCATCCTGGCCCGCGGCGTCGACACCATCGCCGTCGTGTCCGTCAACGATGTCCATGTCATGGGCGCCTGGGCCAATTTCACCGGCGGTCAAGGCAAGATCCTCTATCTCGCCGACGGCAATGGCGACTTCGCCAGGTCGATCGGCCTCGACTCCGACTATTCCAGCGGCGGCATGGGATTGCGCTCGAAGCGCTTCTCGATGATCGTCGACAACGGCAAGGTCACCGCGCTCAACGTCGAGACCAAGCCAGGAGTCGACACGTCGGGTGCCGCTCACATTCTGAGCCAGCTCTAA
- the ispH gene encoding 4-hydroxy-3-methylbut-2-enyl diphosphate reductase — protein MLQTATKPPLTIRLCQPRGFCAGVDRAIQIVVLALKKYGAPVYVRHEIVHNRYVVEGLQSLGAVFIEELSEIPAEHRKSPVVFSAHGVPKSVPADAKARELFYLDATCPLVSKVHKQAMRHQRLGRHVLLIGHAGHPEVIGTMGQLAEGAVTLIETEADAGTFAPADPEALGFVSQTTLSVEDTAGILRVLQERFPQLHAPAAESICYATTNRQEAVKETAAGADLYLIVGAPNSSNSRRLVEVAERAGATMSLLVQRAAEIPWNDITNISTLGLSAGASAPEIIVDEIIDAFRQRFEVNIDLAITATETEDFPVMRVLRDVELTRADMAFVNGAA, from the coding sequence ATGCTGCAGACCGCCACAAAACCACCGCTGACGATCCGGCTCTGCCAGCCGCGCGGCTTTTGCGCCGGTGTCGACCGCGCGATCCAGATCGTCGTGCTGGCGTTGAAGAAATACGGCGCGCCGGTCTATGTCCGCCACGAGATCGTGCACAACCGCTATGTCGTCGAGGGCCTGCAAAGCCTTGGCGCGGTTTTCATCGAGGAACTCTCGGAAATCCCGGCCGAGCACCGCAAGTCGCCGGTTGTCTTCTCGGCCCACGGCGTGCCGAAATCGGTGCCGGCCGACGCCAAGGCACGCGAGCTCTTCTATCTCGACGCCACCTGCCCGCTGGTGTCCAAGGTGCACAAGCAGGCGATGCGCCATCAGCGGCTCGGCCGCCATGTGCTTCTGATCGGCCATGCCGGCCATCCCGAAGTGATCGGCACCATGGGCCAACTGGCTGAAGGCGCCGTCACGCTGATCGAGACCGAAGCCGACGCTGGGACCTTTGCCCCCGCCGACCCGGAAGCGCTCGGCTTCGTAAGCCAGACAACGTTGTCGGTCGAAGACACTGCCGGCATATTGCGGGTGCTGCAGGAGCGCTTCCCGCAACTGCATGCACCGGCCGCCGAATCGATCTGCTACGCCACCACCAACCGCCAGGAAGCGGTCAAGGAAACCGCCGCCGGCGCCGATCTCTATCTGATCGTCGGTGCGCCCAATTCCTCCAATTCGCGCCGTCTTGTCGAAGTGGCGGAGCGCGCCGGCGCCACCATGTCGCTTCTCGTACAGCGCGCCGCCGAAATTCCGTGGAATGACATCACAAATATATCGACGCTCGGCCTGTCTGCCGGCGCGTCGGCGCCGGAGATCATCGTCGACGAGATCATCGACGCCTTCCGCCAGCGCTTCGAGGTGAACATCGACCTGGCGATCACGGCCACCGAAACGGAGGATTTTCCAGTCATGCGGGTTCTGCGCGATGTCGAACTGACGCGGGCCGACATGGCCTTCGTCAACGGAGCCGCGTGA
- a CDS encoding homoserine kinase, translated as MAVYTDVNEGELGAFLRAYPVGELLSYKGIAEGTENSNFLLHTSSGSYILTLYEKRVDKADLPFFLGLMGHLARKGISCPLPVTAHDGTVIGTLAGRPAVIITFLEGLSLRRPTAAHCAEVGKALAALHLAGQDFAMTRDNALAIEGWRKLWNASRDRADEVEPGLAAEVDADFADFGRHWPQGLPAGIIHADLFPDNVFFLGEKLSGLIDFYFACNDLYAYDVATCLNAWCFEKDFSFNLTKGTALLAGYQSVRPLSDGEKAALPMLSRGSALRFMLTRLYDWLTVPDGGLVMKRDPTEYIRRMRFHRAIKSPSEYGLT; from the coding sequence ATGGCGGTCTACACCGACGTCAATGAGGGCGAACTCGGCGCGTTCCTGAGGGCATATCCGGTCGGCGAACTCTTGTCCTACAAGGGTATCGCCGAAGGCACGGAGAATTCGAATTTCCTGCTGCACACCTCAAGCGGCTCTTACATACTGACGCTCTACGAGAAGCGCGTCGACAAGGCCGACCTGCCGTTCTTCCTCGGCCTGATGGGCCATCTCGCCCGCAAAGGCATTTCCTGCCCGTTGCCGGTGACCGCGCATGACGGCACCGTCATCGGCACGCTGGCCGGCCGTCCCGCGGTCATCATCACCTTCCTCGAAGGCCTGTCGCTCCGGCGGCCGACAGCGGCGCATTGCGCGGAGGTCGGCAAGGCGCTCGCCGCCCTGCATCTCGCCGGCCAGGATTTTGCGATGACGCGTGACAACGCACTGGCCATCGAGGGCTGGCGCAAATTGTGGAACGCCTCGCGCGACCGCGCCGACGAGGTCGAGCCGGGACTGGCGGCCGAGGTCGACGCGGATTTCGCCGACTTCGGACGCCATTGGCCGCAAGGCCTGCCGGCAGGCATCATCCATGCCGATCTGTTTCCCGACAATGTCTTCTTCCTCGGCGAGAAACTGTCCGGCCTCATCGACTTCTATTTCGCCTGCAACGACCTCTACGCCTATGACGTCGCCACCTGCCTCAATGCTTGGTGTTTCGAGAAGGATTTCTCCTTCAACCTGACCAAAGGCACGGCGCTGCTGGCCGGCTATCAGAGCGTGCGGCCTTTGAGCGATGGCGAGAAAGCAGCGCTGCCGATGCTTTCTCGCGGCTCGGCGCTGCGCTTTATGCTGACCCGGCTCTATGACTGGCTGACCGTTCCCGACGGCGGGCTGGTCATGAAGCGCGATCCGACCGAATATATCCGCCGCATGCGCTTCCACCGCGCGATCAAGTCGCCTTCTGAATACGGACTGACATGA
- a CDS encoding DUF2938 domain-containing protein: MFDIIWRSIAIGIGATVLMDLWALFLHLALSQPRPNWGPPGRWVWHLREGKVFHDDIAQAAPYAHEQALGWAFHYVTGIVYGFILVALVGTAWLDAPTFLPAFILGMVTIGAGWFLLAPGMGGGWAASKRPNAMQIRAFNVISHTVFALGLYGTALLIR, translated from the coding sequence ATGTTTGACATCATCTGGCGCAGCATTGCGATTGGCATCGGCGCCACGGTGCTGATGGATCTTTGGGCGCTGTTCCTGCATCTGGCGCTCAGTCAGCCGCGGCCGAACTGGGGGCCGCCCGGCCGCTGGGTCTGGCACCTTAGGGAAGGCAAGGTTTTCCACGACGATATCGCCCAAGCCGCACCCTATGCGCATGAGCAGGCGCTGGGCTGGGCTTTCCACTATGTCACCGGCATCGTCTACGGCTTCATCCTGGTGGCGCTGGTGGGCACGGCATGGTTGGACGCGCCGACCTTCCTGCCGGCCTTCATCCTCGGCATGGTCACCATCGGCGCCGGCTGGTTCCTGCTGGCGCCCGGTATGGGCGGCGGCTGGGCTGCCTCAAAGCGCCCCAACGCGATGCAGATCCGCGCCTTCAACGTGATCTCGCACACGGTGTTCGCGCTCGGCCTCTACGGCACGGCCCTGCTGATCCGCTGA